TCGGGCCGGTGGCCGAGAACATCCACGGCCCGGACGAACGGGTCCGCCTGGACAGCGTGCTCTACACGGCCAGTGTGTACGCTCTGTTCCTGGCCCGGTGGTGTGGATTGACGGAATGAACTTTACGGCGATGGAGGAACGATGCGAGAGGTGGTGATAGCCGGGTATGTGCGGACGGCCCAGTCCAGATCGAGACCCAAGGATCCGGAGCGGGACTGGTTCCACGCCCTGCGGGCCGACGACCTGCTGGCCCTGGTCCTGCCCGAGGTTTTGAAGAGAACCGGAGTCGAGTCGGCCGAAGTCGATGATCTCCTGGTTGGTTGCGCCTTGGGAGTGCGGGAGAACTGGACCTTTGGCGGTCGGACCCCAGTCTATCTGGCCGA
This is a stretch of genomic DNA from Deltaproteobacteria bacterium. It encodes these proteins:
- a CDS encoding acetyl-CoA C-acyltransferase (Catalyzes the synthesis of acetoacetyl coenzyme A from two molecules of acetyl coenzyme A. It can also act as a thiolase, catalyzing the reverse reaction and generating two-carbon units from the four-carbon product of fatty acid oxidation), translated to MREVVIAGYVRTAQSRSRPKDPERDWFHALRADDLLALVLPEVLKRTGVESAEVDDLLVGCALGVRENWTFGGRTPVYLA